In Pseudomonas flavescens, the sequence TGGGAGCGCGCCATGCGCGCGAAAAAAACGCGGGCACGGCCCGCTCCCACAGGGGGAAACCTGATATCGGCTACCCTCAGTGGAGCCGCAGCCTGCAACCGATATGGCCTGGCCTGCGAAGCTAATAATCAGCCCATACAAAAAAGCCCCATCATCCAGCGGATGACGGGGCTTCTGGTCGTGCCGGTTCAGACGATCAGACGATGATGCCCTGGCTGCGCAGGTAGTCGTCGTAGGTGCCGCTGAAGTCGGTGACGCCGTTGTCCGACAGCTCGATGATGCGCGTGGCCAGGGAGCCGACGAACTCGCGGTCATGGCTGACGAAGATCAGCGTGCCCGGGTAGTTCTCCAGCGCCAGGTTGAGCGCTTCGATGGATTCCATGTCCAGGTGGTTGGTCGGTTCGTCCATCACCAGCACGTTGGGCTTCTGCAGGATCAGCTTGCCGAACAGCATGCGGCCTTGCTCACCACCGGAGATCACCTTGACCGATTTGAGGATCTCGTCGTTGGAGAACAGCATGCGGCCCAGTGTGCCGCGGATGACCTGTTCGCCCTGGGTCCACTGGCCCATCCAGTCGAACAGGGTCACGTCGTCCTCGAAGTCGTGGGCGTGATCCTGGGCGTAGTAACCCACCTCGGCGCTTTCCGTCCACTTCACGGCACCGGCGTCCGGGCTCAGCTCACCGACCAGGGTGCGCAGCAGGGTGGTTTTGCCGATACCGTTGGGGCCGATGATCGCGACGCGCTCGCCGGCTTCGACGGTGAAGCTGAAGTTCTTGAACAGCGGCTTGCCGTCGAAGCCCTTGGACATCTGTTCGATGGTCACGGCCTGGCGATGCAGCTTCTTGGTCTGCTCGAAGCGGATGAACGGGCTGACCCGGCTCGACGGCTTGACCTCGGCCAGCTGGATCTTGTCGATCTGCTTGGCACGGCTGGTGGCCTGCTTGGCTTTCGAGGCGTTGGCGGAGAAGCGGCTGACGAAGTTCTGCAGCTCGGAGATCTGCGCTTTCTTCTTGGCGTTGTCCGACAGCAACTGCTCGCGCGACTGGGTCGCAGCGGTCATGTACTCGTCGTAGTTGCCCGGGAACAGGCGCAGCTCGCCGTAATCCAGATCCGCCATGTGGGTGCAGACCGAGTTCAGGAAGTGACGGTCGTGGGAAATGATGATCATGGTGCTGTTACGCGCCGTCAGAATCGTTTCCAGCCAGCGGATGGTGTTGATGTCCAGGTGGTTGGTCGGTTCGTCGAGCAGCAGCACGTCCGGATCGGAGAACAGTGCCTGAGCCAACAGCACGCGCAGTTTCCAGCCAGGAGCGACTTCACTCATCGGGCCGAAATGCTGTTCCAACGGAATGCCCAGGCCGAGCAGCAGCTCGCCGGCACGGGATTCGGCGGTATAACCGTCCATTTCAGCGAACTCGCCTTCGAGTTCACCGACCTTCATGCCGTCTTCTTCGCTCATTTCCGGCAGCGAGTAGATGCGGTCGCGCTCGGCCTTGACCTTCCACAGCTCCTCGTGGCCCATGATCACGGTGTCGATCACGTTGAATTGCTCGTAGGCGAACTGGTCCTGGCGCAGCTTGCCGAGACGCACGTTCGGCTCGAGCATGACCTGGCCGCCGGAAGGGTCGAGGTCGCCACCGAGGATTTTCATGAACGTCGACTTGCCGCAGCCATTGGCGCCGATCAGGCCGTAGCGGTTGCCGTTGTTGAACTTAACGGACACGTTCTCGAACAGCGGCTTGGCACCGAACTGCATCGTGATATTAGCTGTGGAAATCAAAGTGCTCTAACTCGCATGTTTCAGAGGTGTGGATTCAGTCTTGGGGCAGTTTTGGGGCAATTCGTAGCGTGTTCACCGCTGCCCAGTCGCCCTCGCCATCGATCCATCGGGCATAGCGGGTCAGCAGAATCTGTATCGAATGGCCCAATTGCTTGGCGATGAAAGCCGGGGCCATGCCTGCCATCAGACACATAGTTGCGTAAGTGAGGGGCGCATTGTACGGAGGACGGTAGCGAATACCCAGCGCTTTCAGGGGCGGGGCCGCTGATGATGCAGGTCACTCGTCTGTTGATCGTCCAGGCGTTCTGCTTGCGAGGGCAGCGGCAGGGCGTTCGCTGTGTGCCGATGTCGACGATGGGGCGCTCAGCGTATGCCCTGGCTTCTCCAGCGCCTCGACTGGGCGGTCGGCCAGCACCGCCGACACGGGAAGTGCTGCGCGTTGCGCAGCGGGAGCTATAGGCCGGGCGGCGCCAGCGCTACCTCTTGTCCTCGCAGTCGATTACCGTGACATTGTTGATGATGTCCTTGCTGTCCGTGAACAGGGTGATATTGCAGAAATAGTCGACGATGGTGACGTTGTCGTAGTAGCCCACATCGCGGTAAACCGGCTGGCTGTAAGCCGGCATGATGCCTGTTGCACCTTGGCCACCAATGGTGACCCACGTTTGTTGCTCACCGACATACTCCACGCCCGTTTTGATGAACTCTTTCTCGGGGCTCAGGTGCGTTTGCAAGCGATTCCAGGCATAGAAACCGCCCGATCCGTATGGCGAAGGTCCCATTCCGTGGTCGGGCTCGCCGAAGACCGCAAAGGCGTTGCTGGCGGGCTGGCCTATCAGCAGCTTGGCAGCTTCCTCCACGTCGTTGCCTTTCTTGGTGTTTACCGTCGAGCAGGCGCTGACTGCAATCAAAGCCATTGCCAGGCAGGTTTCTCTGATTGGTTTCACGCTCTTCACTCCTTGGTACGGGTATCTGCGCCGGGCCAGCACAGGAAATACCCTGAGGCAATCAAGGTAAAAACAAGCCATCCGTTCGTCAAGGCAGCCCCCTCGCTCGGTAGAAATTGCACTCGGGTTGGTGATTCCCACGCGCCGGGCGTGGTGTCAGCGGCGTTGGCCAGCGCTTGGTAGAGCGCCTGGGGAATAACCTTGAAAGGCCCGGCATGAGCGGCATGGCGCTTGAGTTTTTATGCATTAAAGTTTCCTTGAGCTGCTTAGTCTATTCCTGCAGCCTCTATGTTTATCGGAATTAATTCGTTCGAAATTCGCCTGTTCTGGTCTAGCTTAACGGCCATTCGTAGGCATCGCAGAACCTCTCTGTGAGCTGCTCACCGTTATTGCCAAGGCTGCCGAATGTCTCTTTCCATCGCCCCCGCCGATCGTATGCTGGATGCCGCCAACCAGGGCGATGCCGCCTATGGGCGGATCCGCCGCGACATCCTGTCCTGCCGGCTGACGCCAGGCGCGCTGATTACCGAGCCTGGGCTGATGGAGCTGTACGAGATTGGCAAGAGCAGCTGCCGGATCGCGCTGACGCGTCTGTCCCACGAGGGCTTCGTCAGGTCTCTGCCGCGCAAGGGCTACCAGGTCGCGCCGATCACCGTGAAGGACGTCGAGGAGGTCTTCACCCTGCGTGTGCAGCTCGAGCCGTTGGCGGCTCGGCTGGCAGTCGGCCGCGTCGACATCGAGCGCCTGCGGGAGCTGGAGGCCGCCTGCCGGGTTCGCCACCCCGTCTCTCTGCCTGATCAGATCGATGTATTCATGGACGCCAACAAGGCGTTCCACCTGGAGATCGCCCGGGCCACCGGCAACGAACGGTTGTTGCGTACCTTGTCCGGCCTGATGGACGAGATGACGCGACTGGTGGCGCTGGGGTTCAACGTTCAGGGCACCAAGCCCGAAATCAAGCACGACCACAACGCCATGATCGCCGCGTTCGAGGAAGGCGACGGCAAGCGCGCCGAGCTGATCGCTCGCCGGCATATCGAAACTTTCCAGGCCATGACCTTGGAGAAAGTCTATGCCAGCCTCAGCGAAGCCGGCGCATCGCTGCCGCTGCTGGCGGCGAGGTTCGCCCGATGAATGCCGCACTGCAGCAGGATCTCGCGGTGTCGGCGATCACTTTGCAGGGTATCGGCAAGCGCTTCGACGCCCTCGAGGTGCTGCGCGATATCTCCTTCGAGGTGGGGCAGGGCGAAGTGGTCGCGCTGCTGGGCACTTCGGGGTGTGGCAAGAGCACCTTGCTCAATATCGTTTCCGGGTTGCTCGCCCAGGATCAGGGCCAACTGCGTTTGTTCGGCCAGGCTTCGGCAGCTTTCAGCGACTGGCGGCGCATCGCCTACCTGTTTCAGGAGGACCGCCTGCTGCCCTGGCGCAGCGTGCAGGCCAACGTCGCCTTCGGGCTGGAGGGCAGTGGCGTCGGCAAGGCCGAGCGTGCCCGGCGGGTTGCCGAGGCGCTGCGCCTGGTTGGCCTCGAGGCCTTTGCGAAATCCTGGCCGCATCAGTTGTCCGGCGGCATGCGCAGCCGGGTCGCTCTGGCGCGCAGCCTGGTGGTGAAACCCCAGGTGCTGCTGATGGACGAGCCGTTTTCCAAGCTCGACCCGCACACCCGCAGTCAGATGCACGACGAGCTGCTGCGTCTGCAGGCGCTCACCGGCATGACGGTGCTGTTCGTCACCCATGACGTGGAAGAGGCGGTGGTGCTCGCTGATCGGGTGGTAGTGCTGGAGCCGCGCCCAGGCCGCATTCGCGCCATCCATCCAATGGCCTTGCCGCGCCCACGGGTGCCCACCGAGCCTGCCGTCAACGAACAGGTTCGTCGCCTGCGTCTGGAGGT encodes:
- a CDS encoding ABC transporter ATP-binding protein, whose protein sequence is MNAALQQDLAVSAITLQGIGKRFDALEVLRDISFEVGQGEVVALLGTSGCGKSTLLNIVSGLLAQDQGQLRLFGQASAAFSDWRRIAYLFQEDRLLPWRSVQANVAFGLEGSGVGKAERARRVAEALRLVGLEAFAKSWPHQLSGGMRSRVALARSLVVKPQVLLMDEPFSKLDPHTRSQMHDELLRLQALTGMTVLFVTHDVEEAVVLADRVVVLEPRPGRIRAIHPMALPRPRVPTEPAVNEQVRRLRLEV
- a CDS encoding ABC-F family ATPase; translation: MISTANITMQFGAKPLFENVSVKFNNGNRYGLIGANGCGKSTFMKILGGDLDPSGGQVMLEPNVRLGKLRQDQFAYEQFNVIDTVIMGHEELWKVKAERDRIYSLPEMSEEDGMKVGELEGEFAEMDGYTAESRAGELLLGLGIPLEQHFGPMSEVAPGWKLRVLLAQALFSDPDVLLLDEPTNHLDINTIRWLETILTARNSTMIIISHDRHFLNSVCTHMADLDYGELRLFPGNYDEYMTAATQSREQLLSDNAKKKAQISELQNFVSRFSANASKAKQATSRAKQIDKIQLAEVKPSSRVSPFIRFEQTKKLHRQAVTIEQMSKGFDGKPLFKNFSFTVEAGERVAIIGPNGIGKTTLLRTLVGELSPDAGAVKWTESAEVGYYAQDHAHDFEDDVTLFDWMGQWTQGEQVIRGTLGRMLFSNDEILKSVKVISGGEQGRMLFGKLILQKPNVLVMDEPTNHLDMESIEALNLALENYPGTLIFVSHDREFVGSLATRIIELSDNGVTDFSGTYDDYLRSQGIIV
- a CDS encoding GntR family transcriptional regulator — translated: MSLSIAPADRMLDAANQGDAAYGRIRRDILSCRLTPGALITEPGLMELYEIGKSSCRIALTRLSHEGFVRSLPRKGYQVAPITVKDVEEVFTLRVQLEPLAARLAVGRVDIERLRELEAACRVRHPVSLPDQIDVFMDANKAFHLEIARATGNERLLRTLSGLMDEMTRLVALGFNVQGTKPEIKHDHNAMIAAFEEGDGKRAELIARRHIETFQAMTLEKVYASLSEAGASLPLLAARFAR